One genomic segment of Pseudomonas sp. RU47 includes these proteins:
- a CDS encoding VapE domain-containing protein has protein sequence MLDEVLGQFADYGLEPAQPLVFGKLTRCKTSQDKGKEKNGWYVVHEQRTEKGETLIFGAFGDWRSGESQKIKVKAGRMSPEEREVMRARQEEAKRRAAEISANAARRAAKRAAGMFKRMPEKGRSDYLDRKQIVGFGVRYAPRTGAFLVPMSNVRDEIVGLQVVFPTIQEDTGRDKSFWPYGMSKEGAFHLIGPHPDPGEPVLVCEGYATGASLHMATSLTVAIAFDAGNLLVVCKAMRERFAGCPLIICRDDDWKTTKPNGDAWNPGEEKANNAALIVGGQVVAPIFSSERGAKWTDFNDLHVAEGLEAVRRQVLAVVKPPAAGGWKDMLARSESGALIAHMQNVELILANDERWAGVISYSAFSSKIVKLRAAPYGGGTGDWADIDDVRVMKWLAQQYNLRVKASHVIEAVSVVAHDHAFHPVRQYLRKLQWDQVPRLESWLTDVMGVKATDYTSKVGKRWMLSAVARVMKPGCKADSVMILEGAQGAGKSTAMSILGGEWFMDTPFALGDKDGFQAIRGKWIVELGELDSFNKAESTKAKQFFSASTDTYRESYGRRTMDVPRQCVFVGTTNQDEYLKDATGNRRYWPVACTKVDLELLRSMRDQLWAEAVFCYDAGDLWWVTLDEAAMFGEEQDERFVVDEWEGPILTWLEESQIGETTTGSEVLANALKLDFGHWGKPEQMRVGAIMHRLGWRRVRLPALVKSGQRPWAYKKPAGWGGASALQQVQFEEPCFD, from the coding sequence ATGCTCGATGAGGTGTTGGGGCAATTCGCTGATTACGGCCTTGAGCCTGCGCAGCCGCTGGTGTTCGGCAAGTTGACCCGGTGTAAGACTTCGCAGGACAAGGGCAAGGAAAAGAACGGCTGGTATGTTGTTCATGAGCAACGCACCGAGAAAGGCGAAACGCTGATCTTCGGTGCGTTTGGTGACTGGCGTTCGGGCGAGTCTCAGAAGATTAAGGTCAAGGCCGGGCGGATGTCGCCTGAAGAGCGCGAGGTTATGCGCGCTCGGCAGGAAGAGGCCAAACGCCGCGCGGCAGAGATCTCGGCCAACGCGGCACGTCGTGCAGCGAAACGCGCTGCCGGCATGTTCAAGCGTATGCCGGAGAAGGGCCGTAGCGACTACCTGGATCGTAAGCAGATTGTGGGGTTCGGCGTTCGGTATGCGCCGCGTACCGGCGCGTTTCTAGTGCCGATGAGCAATGTGCGCGACGAGATCGTCGGCTTGCAGGTGGTGTTCCCAACCATTCAAGAAGACACCGGGCGGGATAAATCCTTCTGGCCCTACGGCATGTCGAAGGAGGGCGCGTTTCACCTGATCGGGCCGCATCCAGATCCGGGCGAGCCGGTGCTGGTGTGTGAGGGATACGCTACCGGCGCAAGCCTGCACATGGCCACGTCACTGACTGTGGCCATTGCGTTTGATGCCGGCAACCTGTTGGTGGTTTGCAAGGCTATGCGCGAGCGGTTTGCCGGCTGCCCGCTGATCATCTGCCGCGACGATGATTGGAAGACCACTAAGCCCAATGGCGATGCCTGGAACCCCGGTGAAGAGAAGGCCAATAACGCGGCGCTGATCGTCGGTGGCCAAGTGGTTGCGCCGATCTTTTCCAGTGAGCGGGGAGCCAAGTGGACCGACTTCAACGACCTGCATGTCGCGGAAGGTTTGGAGGCTGTGCGCCGTCAGGTGTTGGCGGTGGTCAAGCCGCCGGCTGCTGGTGGCTGGAAGGACATGCTGGCCCGCAGTGAAAGCGGCGCGCTGATTGCGCACATGCAGAACGTTGAGCTGATTCTGGCCAACGATGAGCGTTGGGCCGGGGTCATCAGTTACAGCGCTTTCAGCTCGAAGATCGTGAAATTGCGCGCTGCCCCGTATGGCGGCGGCACGGGCGATTGGGCGGATATTGATGATGTGCGGGTGATGAAGTGGCTCGCGCAGCAGTACAACTTGCGGGTCAAGGCTTCGCATGTGATTGAGGCGGTGAGCGTGGTTGCGCATGACCATGCATTTCATCCAGTGCGCCAGTACCTGCGCAAGCTGCAGTGGGATCAGGTGCCCCGGCTTGAAAGTTGGCTTACCGATGTCATGGGCGTTAAGGCCACCGATTACACGAGCAAGGTCGGCAAACGCTGGATGTTGTCGGCGGTGGCTCGGGTGATGAAGCCAGGTTGCAAGGCTGACTCGGTGATGATTCTTGAGGGCGCGCAGGGCGCCGGTAAGTCCACCGCGATGAGCATTCTCGGCGGTGAGTGGTTTATGGACACGCCGTTCGCTTTGGGTGACAAGGACGGCTTTCAGGCGATTCGGGGCAAGTGGATCGTCGAGCTGGGCGAGCTGGACAGCTTCAACAAGGCTGAGAGTACGAAGGCCAAGCAGTTCTTTTCGGCGTCCACTGACACTTATCGCGAGAGCTACGGCCGCAGAACGATGGACGTGCCACGCCAGTGTGTTTTCGTGGGTACAACCAACCAGGACGAGTACCTGAAAGATGCCACCGGCAACCGGCGTTACTGGCCGGTTGCGTGTACCAAGGTGGATCTGGAGCTGTTGCGCTCCATGCGCGATCAGCTGTGGGCCGAGGCGGTGTTCTGCTACGACGCGGGCGACCTCTGGTGGGTGACGCTCGATGAGGCTGCAATGTTCGGCGAAGAGCAGGACGAGCGTTTTGTTGTGGATGAATGGGAAGGGCCGATTCTGACCTGGCTGGAAGAGTCGCAGATCGGTGAGACCACCACCGGGAGCGAGGTGCTGGCCAATGCGCTTAAGTTGGACTTTGGACATTGGGGCAAACCTGAGCAGATGCGCGTCGGCGCGATCATGCATCGATTGGGTTGGCGGCGTGTGCGGTTGCCTGCATTGGTGAAGAGTGGACAGCGGCCATGGGCTTACAAGAAGCCGGCAGGGTGGGGCGGTGCTTCGGCGTTGCAGCAGGTTCAGTTTGAGGAGCCTTGCTTTGATTAA
- a CDS encoding TraR/DksA C4-type zinc finger protein gives MADIADFANDLVQERVDQALAARLLAAKPALAAHSFLFCETCDDPIPEARRLAQPGCTQCVGCLAIEEMMEARHAR, from the coding sequence GTGGCTGACATTGCTGACTTCGCTAATGACCTGGTGCAGGAGCGTGTTGATCAAGCGCTGGCTGCACGTCTTCTCGCCGCCAAGCCTGCTTTGGCGGCGCATTCGTTTCTCTTTTGCGAAACGTGCGATGACCCTATCCCGGAAGCTCGCCGTTTGGCGCAGCCCGGCTGTACGCAGTGCGTGGGATGCCTTGCCATTGAGGAAATGATGGAGGCTCGTCATGCTCGATGA
- a CDS encoding PA0613 family protein produces MIKEIDSLLRLWAEELHSEHSKGGLAGGNMVAMMMESNGQLIRGRRAFRAPMESSLDIELIVNKHLAPELVTVVREHYCMVDVDMRLRYAHCGCGRDTYYQRLHDAHLQIFGVMMGQAA; encoded by the coding sequence TTGATTAAGGAGATCGATTCGCTGCTGAGGTTGTGGGCTGAGGAGCTGCATTCAGAACATTCGAAGGGGGGGCTCGCTGGGGGGAACATGGTTGCCATGATGATGGAGAGTAACGGGCAACTGATTCGGGGGCGACGTGCCTTCCGTGCGCCGATGGAAAGCTCGTTGGATATTGAACTGATCGTGAACAAGCATCTCGCGCCGGAGCTGGTGACGGTGGTGCGGGAACATTACTGCATGGTCGATGTGGATATGCGCTTGCGGTATGCCCACTGCGGTTGTGGCCGCGACACCTATTACCAACGCTTGCATGACGCGCATCTGCAGATCTTCGGCGTGATGATGGGGCAGGCTGCGTGA
- a CDS encoding phage regulatory CII family protein produces MSRIALSSVERAQREVLPLDLALYHAARDYPGGAAAIAATTGRNATTLQHKLSPTHPSHTVNIQEFGEILELTKDRRILDAVHALVGDTTWQELAEAYTNDMPETLTTGIAEYFRQVADLADTWAKSIGDGVVSDEELAAIRLQVFRGIQGLLGLFNRATYVNQTTRGVDRG; encoded by the coding sequence ATGAGCCGTATCGCTCTGAGTTCTGTTGAGCGGGCGCAGCGGGAAGTTTTGCCGCTCGATCTCGCGCTTTATCATGCTGCCCGGGACTACCCCGGCGGAGCCGCAGCCATCGCCGCCACCACCGGCCGGAATGCGACCACGCTGCAGCACAAGCTGTCCCCAACCCATCCCAGCCACACGGTGAACATTCAAGAGTTCGGCGAGATCCTGGAGCTGACCAAGGATCGTCGCATTCTGGATGCGGTGCATGCGTTGGTCGGTGACACGACTTGGCAGGAACTGGCTGAGGCGTACACCAACGACATGCCTGAAACGTTGACCACTGGAATTGCCGAGTACTTCCGGCAGGTGGCGGATCTGGCGGATACCTGGGCCAAGAGCATTGGCGATGGGGTGGTTTCCGATGAGGAACTGGCCGCGATTCGCCTGCAGGTGTTTCGTGGAATTCAGGGGCTGTTGGGGTTGTTCAACCGCGCCACGTATGTCAACCAGACGACGCGAGGTGTTGATCGTGGCTGA